One window from the genome of Spirochaetaceae bacterium encodes:
- a CDS encoding DUF4268 domain-containing protein has product MQAQEQEIVYLDVRKEWKHEALNFTPWLARNLGALGKILGMELKCDQTEAQVGQFSCDILATEVDSGAKVTIENQLELSDHGHLGQLLTYAADLGALIAVWVAPEFCYEHAQALDNLNKWTHNNVRFYGIRVTLRRIGKTPAKPHFETVVTPTHWNKTITQKKGDTPPLKKQYGDFFEPLVTRLNGSGFAEKALFHYGPSGRVFPSRIDPGIGYAATLEEREHAWVGLHIQTHDNNLNKQVFDMLAQDQERIESSIDLRPGEEWCWYRHSPFTYSSINLRSAGALHDQPEKLMETRTWMHDMLRKLKRVLEPRLEVILEGLQVSGGG; this is encoded by the coding sequence ATGCAAGCGCAAGAACAAGAAATCGTCTACCTCGACGTCAGAAAGGAGTGGAAGCACGAGGCACTGAATTTCACACCATGGCTCGCCAGAAACCTGGGTGCGTTGGGCAAGATTTTGGGGATGGAGCTAAAGTGTGACCAGACGGAGGCGCAAGTAGGGCAATTCTCCTGCGACATTCTGGCCACCGAGGTCGACTCCGGCGCGAAGGTCACCATCGAAAACCAACTGGAGTTGAGCGACCACGGCCACTTAGGCCAACTGCTTACGTACGCGGCCGATCTCGGTGCGCTCATCGCCGTCTGGGTCGCACCGGAGTTTTGCTACGAACACGCCCAGGCTCTGGACAACCTAAACAAGTGGACACACAACAATGTCCGTTTCTATGGCATCAGAGTGACGCTCCGGAGGATCGGTAAAACGCCGGCAAAACCTCACTTCGAAACAGTGGTTACACCGACTCACTGGAACAAGACAATTACACAGAAAAAGGGCGATACGCCGCCACTAAAGAAGCAATACGGTGACTTCTTCGAACCACTTGTGACACGGCTGAACGGTTCCGGCTTTGCCGAAAAAGCATTGTTCCATTATGGTCCCAGCGGCCGTGTTTTCCCGTCACGTATTGATCCAGGAATCGGGTATGCAGCAACGCTTGAAGAACGCGAGCATGCCTGGGTTGGTCTGCACATCCAGACACACGACAACAACCTGAACAAGCAGGTGTTCGACATGCTGGCACAGGACCAAGAAAGAATCGAGTCCAGCATCGATCTCCGGCCCGGCGAGGAATGGTGCTGGTACAGGCACAGCCCATTCACTTACTCCAGCATCAACCTGCGGAGTGCAGGCGCATTACATGATCAGCCGGAGAAGCTGATGGAAACCAGAACCTGGATGCACGACATGCTTCGGAAGCTCAAGAGAGTACTCGAGCCGCGCTTGGAAGTCATCCTTGAGGGACTACAGGTCTCGGGCGGTGGTTGA